A single region of the Acidobacteriota bacterium genome encodes:
- a CDS encoding response regulator: protein MRAIIVDDEAPSRELVREYLGTHADVQVVAECGDGFEAVKAATELSPDLLFLDIQMPKLDGFEVLQLIGRKIAVVFITAYDEHAVRAFEVHAVDYLLKPFTPERLAEAMDRARRRLDSGDEIPVAALAAAARPQGFWSDRILVRDGPRVSVIPVGKIDFVEAQDDYVSIRAEGRSHLKQQTLAELETTLDPSRFVRIHRSYILNIERLAKIELYAKDSRIAILTEGSKLPVSRAGYAKLKLLL, encoded by the coding sequence ATCCGAGCGATCATCGTCGACGACGAGGCGCCGTCCCGCGAGCTCGTCCGCGAGTACCTCGGAACGCACGCCGACGTGCAGGTCGTCGCGGAGTGCGGCGACGGCTTCGAGGCGGTCAAGGCGGCGACGGAGCTGAGCCCCGATCTCCTCTTCCTCGACATCCAGATGCCGAAGCTCGACGGCTTCGAGGTCCTCCAGCTGATCGGCCGTAAGATCGCCGTCGTCTTCATCACCGCCTACGACGAGCACGCCGTGCGCGCCTTCGAGGTCCACGCGGTGGACTACCTCCTCAAGCCCTTCACCCCCGAGCGGCTGGCGGAGGCGATGGATCGCGCCCGACGACGGCTCGACTCCGGCGACGAGATCCCGGTCGCCGCCCTCGCCGCCGCCGCGCGGCCGCAAGGCTTCTGGTCCGATCGCATCCTGGTCCGCGACGGCCCCCGGGTGAGCGTCATCCCCGTGGGGAAGATCGACTTCGTCGAGGCCCAGGACGACTACGTCTCGATCCGGGCCGAGGGGAGGAGCCACCTCAAGCAGCAGACCCTCGCCGAGCTCGAGACGACTCTCGATCCCAGCCGGTTCGTGCGGATCCACCGCTCCTACATCCTCAACATCGAGCGGCTCGCGAAGATCGAGCTGTACGCGAAGGACAGCCGCATCGCGATCCTCACGGAAGGGTCGAAGCTCCCCGTGAGCCGCGCCGGGTACGCGAAGCTCAAGCTTCTTCTCTAG